In the Nitrospirales bacterium LBB_01 genome, one interval contains:
- a CDS encoding type II toxin-antitoxin system mRNA interferase toxin, RelE/StbE family, with protein MQYLTKRELQYPPAFSRKVLKITGKNPNLKEPIKKIFLKLEENPFDPSLKTHALSGNFSGRYACSVTHDIRIVFTLTEDTIHLLNIGSHDEIY; from the coding sequence ATGCAATATTTGACGAAGCGTGAGCTGCAATACCCGCCTGCGTTTTCAAGAAAAGTTTTAAAAATTACCGGAAAAAATCCAAACCTTAAAGAGCCCATCAAGAAAATCTTTTTAAAACTTGAGGAAAACCCTTTTGACCCTTCACTTAAAACCCATGCTTTATCAGGTAACTTTAGCGGTAGATACGCCTGCTCCGTTACCCACGATATCCGCATAGTGTTTACGTTGACAGAAGATACCATTCATCTGCTTAACATTGGCTCTCACGACGAGATTTATTAA
- a CDS encoding tetratricopeptide repeat protein translates to MEILLILNIHKAKMESADDATALLTNMNLSRELYLKLNKVLVFSLPTYFVDLVIKTAKDFFSYVSITFKFLDVDKQPLMELSSQGESFNEQEVKNRISFLENTLKTYSLTERERGKIFFDLGENYRKVYKYDKALENYQESLKISKKIDDSKQEMFILNNIGLIYNVHSDYDSAHKCLYKSLEIAQKIDDNKWEGVALNNISQIYHAMSDYDSALKYILESLKITREIGDKKQEGVALNNIAQIYYAKGDYDSALKYYYESLNITEDVGNKKLEGVTLSNIGNIFRAKGNYASALNYLHESLKISKEIRDKRVESNTLFNLSMLYKEIGKLDESEQCLKEVTEINKTLKSYEISLAKMKFPAASSGVSVRREPTGDLHKFYDIPFLAFSHNSKLYPHYRVFPPC, encoded by the coding sequence GTGGAAATTCTGCTTATTCTAAATATTCACAAAGCGAAAATGGAAAGCGCTGACGATGCGACTGCTTTACTTACCAATATGAACTTAAGCAGGGAGCTTTACTTAAAATTAAATAAGGTGTTGGTTTTTTCCCTTCCCACCTACTTTGTTGATCTTGTGATAAAAACCGCCAAAGACTTTTTCTCTTATGTCTCCATAACTTTTAAATTCCTTGATGTTGATAAACAACCATTAATGGAATTATCGTCTCAGGGAGAATCTTTTAACGAACAGGAAGTTAAAAACAGAATATCGTTTTTAGAAAATACGTTAAAGACATATTCGCTTACCGAAAGAGAACGTGGTAAGATTTTTTTTGATTTGGGTGAAAATTATAGAAAAGTATATAAATACGACAAGGCTCTTGAGAATTATCAGGAAAGTTTAAAAATATCTAAGAAAATTGACGATAGTAAACAAGAAATGTTTATTTTAAATAATATTGGCTTAATATACAATGTACATAGTGATTATGACTCAGCACATAAATGTCTATATAAAAGTTTAGAAATAGCTCAGAAGATTGATGACAATAAGTGGGAAGGCGTTGCTTTAAATAATATCAGTCAGATATATCATGCAATGTCTGATTATGACTCAGCCCTTAAGTATATACTCGAAAGTTTAAAAATAACCAGGGAGATTGGTGATAAAAAGCAAGAGGGGGTTGCTTTAAATAATATCGCTCAGATATATTACGCAAAAGGTGATTATGATTCAGCACTTAAGTATTACTATGAAAGTTTGAACATCACTGAGGATGTTGGCAATAAAAAACTGGAAGGGGTTACTCTAAGTAATATTGGCAATATTTTTAGGGCCAAAGGAAATTATGCCTCAGCACTTAACTATCTACATGAGAGTTTAAAAATCAGTAAGGAGATTAGAGATAAAAGAGTAGAGTCAAATACACTTTTTAACCTTTCGATGTTATACAAAGAAATAGGCAAACTTGACGAATCTGAACAGTGCCTGAAAGAAGTGACAGAAATCAATAAGACGTTAAAGAGTTACGAAATTTCACTGGCAAAAATGAAGTTCCCCGCCGCAAGCAGCGGGGTATCTGTTAGAAGAGAGCCAACTGGCGATCTTCATAAATTTTACGATATTCCTTTCCTTGCTTTTTCACATAACTCAAAACTGTATCCTCATTACCGTGTTTTCCCACCGTGCTAG
- a CDS encoding amidophosphoribosyltransferase, with protein MLGFNDIHEECGIFGVFGHPEASNLTYLGLYALQHRGQEGAGICSSDGKTLYIEKGIGHVSEVFYEKRIKRLPGDIAIGHNRYSTAGGSALKNVQPIMVNFALGALAIAHNGNLTNANALRRRLESDGAIFQSSSDSEVIIHLIARLRASSAEEKIIRAVNEIRGAFSLLIMRENELIAVRDSYGVRPMCLGSYNDAYVIASETCAFDLIGATYIRDIEPGEMLTIDRNGLHSFKAIKSTRRAHCVFEFIYFARPDSNIFDGINVHDIRKELGKQLARESNTEADVVIPVPDSGVMATIGYANESGIPFDFGLVRNHYVGRTFLEPKQNIRHFGVKIKLNPIKSLIMGKRVIVMDDSIVRGTTSKKIVKMLRETAMAKEVHMKISAPCTISPCFYGIDTPTRTELIASTHVVEEIRKYITADSLSYLSLEGLKLAVPNPEDYCYACFNNKYPIALQDMEDVDYAQMELFFA; from the coding sequence ATGCTCGGGTTTAATGACATACACGAGGAGTGCGGAATATTTGGCGTATTTGGGCATCCTGAGGCATCTAATCTAACATATTTGGGGTTATATGCCCTTCAGCACAGAGGGCAGGAGGGGGCAGGGATTTGCTCATCGGACGGTAAGACACTCTACATAGAAAAGGGCATTGGTCATGTGTCAGAGGTGTTTTATGAAAAGCGCATAAAGCGGCTCCCCGGCGATATAGCGATAGGGCACAACAGATACTCAACCGCAGGGGGCAGCGCTCTTAAAAATGTTCAGCCTATAATGGTAAACTTTGCGCTTGGTGCGCTTGCCATAGCTCATAACGGAAATCTTACCAACGCTAATGCACTCAGACGGCGGTTAGAAAGTGACGGAGCAATCTTTCAGTCAAGCTCCGATAGTGAAGTGATAATACATCTGATAGCTCGTCTTAGGGCATCCTCGGCTGAGGAAAAAATTATCCGAGCTGTTAATGAAATCCGAGGTGCTTTCAGTTTGCTGATAATGCGGGAAAATGAGTTGATAGCCGTGCGGGATTCTTACGGTGTGCGTCCAATGTGTCTGGGCAGTTACAACGACGCTTATGTTATAGCCTCTGAGACCTGTGCATTTGATCTCATAGGGGCAACGTATATTAGAGACATAGAACCCGGCGAGATGTTAACGATAGACCGTAATGGTCTGCATTCCTTTAAAGCGATAAAAAGCACACGGCGCGCCCACTGTGTGTTTGAATTTATTTACTTTGCAAGACCGGACAGCAATATCTTTGACGGCATAAACGTGCACGACATAAGAAAGGAGCTTGGCAAACAGCTTGCAAGGGAATCCAACACTGAGGCTGATGTGGTAATCCCAGTGCCTGATTCCGGAGTTATGGCAACAATTGGGTATGCTAACGAAAGCGGCATTCCGTTTGACTTTGGTCTTGTAAGAAACCACTACGTAGGGCGCACCTTTCTTGAGCCAAAGCAGAACATTCGGCATTTTGGAGTTAAGATAAAGCTAAATCCCATAAAATCCCTGATAATGGGAAAACGTGTAATAGTTATGGATGATTCCATAGTAAGGGGCACTACAAGTAAGAAAATTGTAAAGATGCTCAGGGAAACCGCTATGGCAAAAGAGGTCCACATGAAAATAAGCGCCCCCTGTACGATAAGCCCATGCTTTTACGGCATTGACACGCCAACCAGAACTGAGTTGATTGCCTCAACGCATGTGGTAGAGGAAATCAGAAAATACATCACCGCCGACTCGCTTTCGTATCTTTCGCTTGAGGGCCTTAAACTTGCCGTCCCTAACCCAGAGGATTACTGTTACGCATGCTTTAACAATAAATACCCGATTGCTCTGCAAGATATGGAGGATGTTGACTATGCGCAGATGGAGTTGTTTTTTGCGTGA
- a CDS encoding type II toxin-antitoxin system mRNA interferase toxin, RelE/StbE family, giving the protein MTIEAKKSFLKRAKKLLKKNPNLKTSYINFARKIALDPFDPSLKTHALSSNFSGRYACSVTHDIRIVFTLTEDTIHLLNIGSHDEIY; this is encoded by the coding sequence ATGACGATTGAGGCTAAAAAGTCTTTCCTTAAAAGAGCTAAAAAACTTTTAAAGAAAAACCCAAATCTTAAGACTTCATATATAAACTTTGCAAGGAAAATAGCATTAGACCCTTTCGATCCTTCGCTTAAAACCCATGCTTTATCAAGTAACTTTAGCGGTAGATACGCCTGCTCTGTTACCCACGATATCCGGATAGTGTTTACGTTGACAGAAGATACCATTCATCTACTTAACATTGGCTCCCACGACGAGATTTATTAA
- a CDS encoding FHA domain-containing protein encodes MSGESDDNPFLTTQKADVRRYLEGGTAPKSSQAEGTTRPLYGWIVGLIGANSDHDYRLFEGKNTIGRIQGNSIVIKDSTVSKEHCTILCHKGEMLITDNNSTNGVIVNNKRVNGSTLLKNGDLLFLGDTAFQVVFYKRLYSRGTL; translated from the coding sequence ATGTCAGGTGAAAGTGACGATAACCCTTTCTTGACAACCCAAAAGGCGGATGTCAGACGCTACTTAGAAGGGGGTACCGCACCTAAGTCATCGCAGGCAGAGGGTACTACGCGTCCTCTATATGGTTGGATTGTGGGACTGATAGGTGCAAATAGCGACCATGATTATCGGCTGTTTGAGGGCAAAAACACGATAGGCAGAATTCAGGGAAATTCAATTGTCATTAAAGATTCAACCGTATCAAAGGAGCATTGCACAATACTGTGCCACAAAGGGGAAATGCTCATAACAGATAATAATTCAACAAACGGGGTGATTGTAAACAACAAAAGAGTAAACGGCTCAACCCTGCTGAAAAACGGCGACCTGTTGTTTCTTGGTGATACAGCGTTTCAGGTGGTTTTTTACAAAAGACTCTACAGTAGAGGCACGCTTTAG
- a CDS encoding type II toxin-antitoxin system mRNA interferase toxin, RelE/StbE family, which yields MRQASKVTKNSPVMDAKLSKVLKMLRENPFTPSLHTHALSCNFSGKYACSVTHDIRIVFTLTEDSIHLLNIGSHDEIY from the coding sequence ATGCGGCAGGCCTCTAAAGTTACCAAAAACTCACCAGTTATGGACGCTAAGCTATCAAAAGTATTAAAGATGTTACGTGAGAATCCTTTTACCCCATCTTTACACACCCATGCCCTCTCCTGTAACTTTAGCGGCAAATACGCCTGCTCAGTTACCCACGATATCCGCATAGTGTTTACATTAACAGAAGATTCCATTCATCTACTTAACATTGGTTCCCACGACGAGATATACTAA
- a CDS encoding response regulator: MGSTINTGETVLAKRDKNGDALFIVPLRHDKDAAFKRRVPSSDNKILITLALQKSNLYHEYYDYSDAQVFGATQYLDKMDLGLVVKVNKSEFLEPILKMRTLTIISDAVLLILTIAALVFLLRRIIKPLSEITNIIAQPSEGVSFRKYDGYSSDEIGLLGKHFNKMTDHLRDVYSKLDDNIKKLNIQNMLLEEANKELEDNALIQAVLNHVLLVSLEPIHSLELLQKILEIVTEIPWLSRKTAGCIFTIENNPDTLIMKAHKGLSPAQVDTCCYLPLGKCLCGQAAKTGKTIFKSSVDDDHEIGYEDMENHGHYCLPIVSRGRVLGVLNLYVSKGYRRNDLEETCLTSITTVLAGIIERKITEEQLAASMHKVLLQEKEIRNKNQELELIVEDRTKNLSAANDVLLSEIEQRKKLEETLKEFLVEKYLLLNEKDVLLTEIHHRVEQMVYLEYSLKESEKKYRQLVEFSHEGICSWGINEKSSTQFVNQAMLDMLGYTIDEIAEKSLFHFIDEQEKEKMIDVVKHLHAGIFQKIGTSLIRKDGTKIYVLASIVPIMNEQGCPVGLVSVVMDITSRKQIEEELLKAKELAEAANKAKSTFLANMSHEFRTPMNGIIGMTNLVLDTALDCEQREYLTIVKSSSKHLLSLINDVLDFSKIEAGKMELQEADFDLTATLKTTVEPLVVLARNKGIGLTIEISSDVPTALKGDAGRLRQVLVNLIGNSIKFTEYGKISLKVDLAHNVLKTDPPANESEQMLYFSVSDTGIGIPKENLDGVFDSFSRADNLSSKQIEGTGLGLAIVKKVVAMLGGDIWVESELNKGSTFHFTSKFTALSQPATCAAHVEKIEFTSKRILVVDSNTSMAKKTAEMIRSEGFLVDTASGGFEAFGMLNFSAAQYDVIFLDFQLSDMDGFEFSKNLRNIEKLSKVKIVMALSAGLKGDDAKCQSLGISGYLVKPIYKSDLIAILYQIIENWDNSRQLLTRHTVVKSDDFLNVLLVEDNIVNQKLAVKLLELRGIVPIVAENGRKAVDVAAKTHFDIILMDVQMPEMDGFEATKLIRTSEGCKINKDVPIIAMTANALAGDKERCIEAGMNDYISKPIEADDLYALIEKCTSLSLTKFETSFSDKEPILDDISSASQPKVPAQRTSGMSLNIEKTLKRIKNDERILRDMWEAFIDDAPNQIAYLKTLFGAKDVAGLKKQIHLIKGMSANVGATALKSESLRMEVALSKLNGHFEDEELIRSFVENMQFETEKALKDMTDCLSQPVGTIR; encoded by the coding sequence ATGGGGTCCACTATAAATACAGGAGAGACTGTGCTGGCCAAACGAGACAAAAACGGAGACGCTCTGTTTATAGTACCTCTAAGGCACGATAAAGACGCTGCTTTTAAACGGCGGGTACCCTCCAGCGATAATAAAATACTAATAACTCTCGCACTACAAAAGTCTAATTTGTATCATGAATATTATGACTATAGCGATGCACAGGTATTTGGGGCAACCCAGTATCTTGATAAAATGGATTTGGGACTTGTCGTAAAGGTGAATAAGTCAGAATTTTTAGAGCCAATATTAAAAATGAGAACACTGACGATTATAAGTGATGCTGTCTTATTAATTTTAACCATCGCTGCTTTAGTATTTCTTCTGAGGCGTATCATTAAACCTCTAAGTGAGATTACTAATATTATAGCACAGCCTTCAGAAGGAGTTAGTTTTAGAAAATATGATGGATATTCTTCAGATGAAATAGGTCTTTTAGGTAAACATTTTAATAAGATGACAGACCACCTGCGAGATGTATATTCAAAATTAGATGATAACATTAAAAAACTGAACATACAAAACATGCTTCTTGAAGAGGCTAATAAAGAACTTGAGGATAATGCATTAATTCAAGCCGTGCTAAATCACGTGCTATTAGTATCGCTTGAACCAATTCATTCATTAGAACTATTACAGAAGATACTTGAAATCGTCACCGAAATCCCATGGCTTTCAAGAAAAACAGCCGGTTGTATATTTACAATAGAAAATAATCCAGACACACTTATAATGAAAGCTCATAAAGGACTTTCCCCTGCGCAAGTTGATACATGTTGTTACTTGCCATTAGGAAAATGTTTGTGTGGGCAAGCAGCCAAAACAGGTAAAACAATATTTAAAAGCTCGGTAGATGACGATCATGAAATTGGATATGAGGATATGGAAAATCACGGACACTACTGTCTCCCAATAGTAAGCAGAGGGCGTGTGTTAGGCGTCTTAAATCTATATGTTAGCAAAGGATATCGACGAAATGATTTAGAAGAGACATGTCTAACTTCAATAACAACTGTATTGGCTGGGATAATCGAGCGTAAAATCACAGAAGAGCAGTTAGCAGCTTCAATGCATAAAGTACTTCTGCAAGAAAAAGAAATACGAAATAAAAACCAAGAATTAGAACTTATTGTTGAAGATAGAACTAAGAATCTCAGTGCCGCTAATGATGTGTTATTGTCTGAGATAGAGCAGCGTAAGAAACTTGAGGAAACTCTGAAAGAATTTCTTGTAGAAAAATATCTGTTATTAAACGAAAAAGATGTGTTATTAACGGAAATTCACCACAGGGTGGAACAAATGGTCTATCTTGAATATTCACTAAAAGAGAGTGAGAAGAAATATCGTCAGCTCGTGGAATTCTCTCACGAGGGTATATGCTCATGGGGTATTAATGAAAAAAGCTCTACCCAATTTGTTAATCAGGCAATGTTGGATATGCTTGGATATACGATTGATGAGATAGCAGAAAAGTCACTGTTTCATTTTATAGATGAACAGGAAAAAGAAAAAATGATAGATGTTGTAAAACACTTACATGCAGGTATATTCCAAAAAATAGGAACTTCATTAATACGTAAAGATGGCACTAAGATTTATGTACTTGCTTCAATAGTTCCAATTATGAATGAACAAGGATGTCCTGTAGGACTTGTTAGCGTTGTTATGGATATTACAAGCCGCAAACAAATTGAAGAGGAGTTACTCAAAGCAAAAGAATTAGCAGAGGCGGCAAACAAGGCAAAAAGCACATTTTTAGCCAACATGAGCCATGAGTTTCGCACTCCTATGAACGGCATAATCGGAATGACGAACCTTGTGCTGGACACAGCCCTTGACTGTGAACAGAGAGAATACCTCACCATAGTTAAAAGCTCATCCAAACATCTGCTTAGTCTAATAAATGACGTGCTGGATTTCTCAAAAATTGAGGCCGGTAAAATGGAGCTGCAAGAAGCAGATTTTGATTTGACTGCAACTTTAAAAACCACAGTAGAACCATTAGTTGTTTTAGCAAGAAACAAAGGAATAGGCCTTACAATTGAGATTTCATCAGACGTACCTACAGCATTAAAAGGAGACGCCGGGAGGCTGCGGCAGGTGTTGGTTAATCTTATCGGCAATTCTATAAAGTTTACTGAATATGGCAAAATCAGTTTGAAAGTGGATTTGGCTCACAACGTTTTAAAAACAGACCCGCCTGCTAATGAATCGGAACAGATGTTATATTTTTCAGTCTCTGATACCGGTATAGGAATACCAAAAGAGAATTTAGACGGAGTTTTTGACAGTTTTAGCAGGGCTGACAATTTATCGTCTAAACAGATTGAAGGCACAGGATTAGGGCTTGCAATCGTGAAAAAGGTTGTGGCAATGCTTGGCGGCGATATTTGGGTAGAGAGCGAACTTAACAAGGGCAGCACATTTCACTTCACGTCCAAATTCACGGCGTTATCACAACCAGCAACATGTGCCGCACATGTTGAAAAGATTGAATTCACCTCAAAGCGCATACTTGTAGTGGACAGCAATACATCAATGGCGAAAAAGACAGCCGAAATGATACGGAGTGAGGGATTTCTTGTTGACACAGCCTCAGGCGGTTTTGAGGCATTCGGTATGCTTAACTTTTCAGCTGCTCAATATGACGTCATATTTTTAGATTTTCAATTATCAGACATGGATGGTTTTGAATTTTCTAAAAACCTGAGAAATATAGAAAAACTGTCAAAGGTTAAAATAGTCATGGCTTTATCGGCAGGATTAAAAGGAGACGACGCAAAGTGCCAATCCCTTGGCATATCAGGCTATTTGGTTAAACCAATTTATAAATCCGACTTAATTGCGATACTTTATCAGATAATAGAGAATTGGGATAACTCTCGTCAACTCCTTACTCGTCATACGGTTGTTAAATCAGATGACTTTCTGAATGTTTTGTTAGTCGAGGATAATATAGTAAACCAAAAACTTGCGGTAAAGCTTCTGGAATTACGGGGGATTGTACCGATTGTTGCAGAAAATGGACGCAAAGCAGTGGATGTGGCAGCTAAAACCCACTTTGATATTATTCTTATGGATGTGCAGATGCCGGAGATGGATGGGTTTGAAGCTACAAAGCTTATAAGAACATCAGAGGGCTGTAAGATAAACAAAGATGTGCCGATAATAGCCATGACCGCTAATGCTCTTGCTGGAGACAAGGAGCGGTGTATTGAAGCCGGTATGAATGATTATATTTCTAAGCCAATTGAGGCTGATGATTTATATGCACTGATTGAAAAATGTACCTCTTTAAGTTTGACAAAGTTTGAAACATCGTTTAGTGATAAAGAACCCATTTTAGATGACATTTCCTCTGCATCACAGCCGAAAGTGCCTGCACAACGAACCTCAGGGATGTCGTTAAACATAGAGAAAACACTAAAAAGAATCAAGAATGATGAGAGAATCCTAAGAGATATGTGGGAGGCTTTCATAGATGATGCTCCAAATCAGATAGCATATCTTAAAACCCTGTTTGGTGCAAAGGATGTAGCCGGTTTAAAAAAGCAAATCCATTTGATTAAGGGGATGTCTGCCAATGTTGGAGCCACAGCGCTTAAAAGCGAATCTTTAAGAATGGAGGTAGCGCTTAGTAAACTAAATGGTCACTTTGAAGATGAGGAGCTGATACGCAGCTTTGTAGAAAATATGCAATTTGAAACAGAGAAGGCTTTAAAGGATATGACCGACTGCCTCTCACAACCTGTGGGAACAATTCGATAG
- the tnpA gene encoding IS200/IS605 family transposase, with the protein MSEYVHKSHNVTVLLYHLVFPAKYRRAVFDEQVDDVLREVCLEIEKRYQVKFLEIGTDNDHVHFLVQSVPAYSVTKVVTVIKSLTAREILKRCPQVKRQLRGGEFWTDGYFASTVGKHGNEDTVLSYVKKQGKEYRKIYEDRQLALF; encoded by the coding sequence GTGAGCGAATATGTCCACAAGAGTCATAATGTAACAGTACTGCTATATCATCTAGTTTTTCCGGCAAAGTATAGACGTGCAGTATTTGATGAACAAGTGGATGATGTTTTGAGAGAAGTATGTTTGGAAATCGAGAAGCGATATCAGGTTAAGTTTTTAGAGATAGGTACAGACAATGACCATGTACATTTCTTAGTGCAATCAGTTCCAGCGTATAGCGTGACTAAAGTAGTAACTGTAATAAAAAGTTTGACAGCGAGGGAGATATTGAAGCGTTGTCCACAAGTGAAACGTCAACTAAGGGGTGGAGAGTTTTGGACGGATGGGTATTTTGCTAGCACGGTGGGAAAACACGGTAATGAGGATACAGTTTTGAGTTATGTGAAAAAGCAAGGAAAGGAATATCGTAAAATTTATGAAGATCGCCAGTTGGCTCTCTTCTAA
- a CDS encoding type II toxin-antitoxin system HicB family antitoxin — protein MKTYDITAVVWKEESGYVSKCPELGVASCGDSISEATDNLRGAIELYMENATALGVVDDIEGGLYCLI, from the coding sequence ATGAAGACGTATGATATTACGGCGGTAGTATGGAAAGAGGAGTCAGGGTATGTATCTAAGTGTCCGGAGCTTGGGGTGGCAAGCTGCGGTGATTCAATTTCTGAGGCCACTGACAATCTAAGGGGAGCGATTGAGTTGTACATGGAAAATGCAACAGCACTTGGAGTTGTTGATGATATAGAGGGAGGTCTCTATTGTTTAATATAG
- the purL gene encoding phosphoribosylformylglycinamidine synthase subunit PurL — MTEPQITDRLIKEHGLKPDEYETILKILGRTPTFTELGIFSVMWSEHCSYKSSRIHLKNFPTEAPWVIQGPGENAGVIDIGDNQAAVFKMESHNHPSFIEPYQGAATGVGGILRDIFTMGARPVASLNSLRFGPLSDPYQKHLFSGVVSGIAGYGNCIGVPTVGGEIYVHPCYAGNILVNAFNLGIADIDRIFYGKATGIGNLIVYVGSKTGKDGIHGVTMASEEFTDDAQQKKPNVQVGDPFTEKLLLEACLEAMKENLIVGIQDMGGAGLTSSSSEMAARANMGIELELSRVPLREANMIPYEIMLSESQERMLIVAEEKNLEPLLSIFKKWDIEAAAIGHVSGDGFLRIKWHDETVAEIPASRISTDAPMYDRPQARPDYQDELNTLDESKIEILTDNNDILLKLLSSPNIASKELVWQEYDHMVRTSTVVLPGMGDAAVIRVHGSKKGLAMSVDCNSRYCYLDPYMGGVHTLTESARNVASTGAKPLAVTDCLNFGNPEKPEVMWQFAEAVRGISDACLALEIPVISGNVSFYNETKGTAIYPTPTVGVVGLIEDVSKALTMGFKNTGDVVVLLGPSTGSLGGSEYLSLLHGIEKGLPHPVDLKMEKSLIELMVQLCKQGLLVSAHDLSEGGLAVTLAESSIVGNIGLEAELITIAVRTDTLLYGESASRIVISAKPEALNEIESIAKEASVPFNIIGKTMQNPVFKITLNGNTIMELPLTAISSAYKESLQRGITNARV; from the coding sequence ATGACAGAGCCTCAGATAACCGACAGGTTAATTAAAGAGCACGGTCTTAAGCCCGATGAGTACGAAACAATTCTAAAAATACTTGGTCGCACGCCGACTTTTACCGAGCTTGGCATCTTTTCTGTCATGTGGTCGGAGCACTGCTCATACAAAAGCTCACGGATACACCTTAAAAACTTCCCAACTGAAGCGCCGTGGGTTATTCAGGGCCCGGGTGAAAACGCAGGAGTAATTGACATTGGAGATAATCAAGCAGCTGTCTTTAAGATGGAATCACATAACCATCCATCCTTTATAGAGCCGTATCAGGGAGCGGCAACAGGAGTTGGCGGCATACTGAGAGATATTTTTACTATGGGAGCAAGACCCGTAGCAAGTCTTAATTCCCTTCGCTTTGGCCCTCTTTCCGACCCCTACCAAAAACACCTCTTTAGCGGCGTAGTATCAGGCATCGCTGGCTATGGTAACTGTATAGGGGTGCCCACTGTGGGTGGTGAAATCTACGTTCACCCCTGTTATGCAGGAAATATCCTTGTTAATGCTTTTAATTTGGGAATAGCCGACATTGACCGCATTTTCTATGGCAAGGCTACTGGGATTGGTAACTTAATCGTCTATGTCGGTTCAAAAACCGGTAAAGACGGCATCCACGGTGTTACGATGGCATCTGAGGAGTTCACCGACGATGCTCAACAAAAGAAACCAAATGTGCAGGTGGGTGACCCGTTTACCGAAAAACTCCTGCTTGAAGCGTGTCTTGAAGCAATGAAGGAAAATCTCATCGTGGGCATACAGGATATGGGAGGGGCTGGGCTTACCTCATCGTCTTCTGAGATGGCCGCACGGGCAAATATGGGCATAGAGCTTGAGCTTAGCCGTGTGCCGTTACGTGAGGCCAACATGATTCCCTATGAGATTATGCTATCGGAAAGTCAGGAGCGGATGCTTATCGTAGCAGAGGAGAAAAACCTTGAGCCGCTTCTTTCTATATTTAAGAAGTGGGATATTGAAGCCGCTGCCATTGGACACGTTAGCGGTGACGGCTTTCTTCGGATAAAATGGCATGATGAGACTGTGGCAGAAATTCCGGCCTCCCGTATTTCAACCGATGCGCCGATGTATGACAGACCTCAGGCACGCCCCGATTATCAGGATGAACTAAACACCCTTGATGAGTCTAAAATAGAGATACTTACCGACAATAACGATATATTGCTAAAACTGCTGTCATCACCTAATATTGCGTCAAAAGAGCTGGTGTGGCAGGAATATGACCATATGGTCAGAACCTCAACCGTAGTGCTTCCGGGGATGGGCGATGCCGCAGTGATACGAGTGCATGGCAGCAAAAAAGGACTTGCGATGTCGGTTGATTGTAACAGCCGGTACTGCTATCTTGATCCATACATGGGAGGCGTGCATACACTTACAGAATCGGCAAGAAACGTCGCCTCAACTGGCGCTAAACCGCTTGCCGTGACCGATTGCCTTAACTTTGGGAATCCGGAAAAGCCGGAGGTCATGTGGCAGTTTGCTGAGGCGGTTCGTGGGATAAGCGATGCCTGCCTTGCTCTTGAAATCCCTGTCATAAGCGGTAACGTTAGTTTCTACAATGAGACAAAAGGCACTGCCATATACCCTACCCCAACTGTAGGCGTTGTTGGTCTCATTGAGGATGTATCAAAGGCGCTCACTATGGGGTTTAAAAATACTGGCGATGTAGTTGTATTGCTTGGGCCTTCAACAGGCTCATTGGGCGGCAGCGAGTACTTGAGTCTTTTACATGGAATAGAAAAAGGACTGCCGCATCCTGTTGATTTAAAAATGGAAAAGTCGTTGATAGAACTAATGGTGCAATTATGCAAACAGGGACTGCTCGTTAGTGCACATGACTTATCGGAAGGAGGGCTCGCCGTCACTTTGGCTGAATCCTCAATAGTTGGTAACATCGGCTTGGAGGCAGAGCTAATAACGATAGCCGTGCGCACCGACACTCTGCTCTATGGAGAGTCGGCAAGCCGCATAGTAATAAGCGCAAAACCGGAAGCTCTCAACGAAATAGAGTCTATAGCAAAGGAGGCGTCAGTGCCGTTTAATATAATAGGTAAGACAATGCAAAACCCAGTGTTTAAAATAACTCTTAACGGTAACACCATAATGGAGCTGCCGCTAACGGCAATTTCATCGGCCTATAAAGAGTCACTTCAAAGAGGAATAACCAATGCTCGGGTTTAA